In Methanococcus voltae, a single window of DNA contains:
- a CDS encoding ribose-phosphate diphosphokinase — protein MIIIPGSKSQKLAKNVSELLGWQLSRTEAKSFPDGEKYVRIHSDVENEDAIIIQTQNTQEAIIESILLCQALKEEKAKSITLVVPYLAYARQDKKFNKGEPVSIIAFAKIYSQFCDRIVTINPHETHIEQFFEIPFIYGNAIPKLAESVKEELNNPVVLSPDKGAIELAKEASKIIGCEYDYLEKVRYSPTEVNIAPKNLDVNGRDVLIVDDIISTGGTMATAISMLKEQGANKVIASCVHPVLINDALNKLYNGGANKVIGTDTYASEVSFVSVDTVIVDVLKDLFLK, from the coding sequence ATGATTATAATTCCAGGTTCAAAATCTCAAAAATTGGCTAAAAATGTTTCTGAACTATTAGGCTGGCAGTTATCAAGAACTGAAGCAAAAAGCTTCCCGGATGGGGAAAAATATGTAAGAATTCACAGCGATGTGGAAAATGAAGACGCAATTATAATTCAAACACAAAATACCCAAGAAGCAATTATAGAATCTATTTTACTATGCCAAGCTTTAAAAGAAGAAAAAGCTAAGAGCATAACTTTAGTTGTTCCTTATTTAGCATATGCAAGACAAGACAAAAAGTTCAACAAGGGTGAACCTGTCAGCATAATTGCTTTTGCTAAGATTTACTCACAATTCTGTGATAGAATAGTTACAATTAACCCTCACGAAACACATATTGAACAATTCTTTGAAATACCATTCATATATGGAAATGCAATTCCTAAACTAGCTGAATCAGTTAAAGAAGAGTTAAACAACCCTGTTGTATTATCCCCCGATAAAGGAGCTATAGAATTAGCAAAAGAAGCTTCAAAAATAATAGGTTGCGAATACGATTATTTAGAAAAAGTTAGGTACTCCCCAACAGAAGTAAATATCGCACCTAAAAACTTAGATGTAAACGGTAGGGATGTATTAATCGTGGACGATATCATATCCACTGGTGGTACAATGGCTACAGCAATAAGTATGTTAAAAGAGCAAGGTGCAAATAAAGTAATTGCTTCATGCGTCCACCCTGTATTAATCAATGACGCTTTAAACAAGTTATACAACGGCGGTGCAAATAAAGTAATAGGAACCGACACTTATGCGTCAGAAGTTAGCTTTGTAAGCGTGGATACCGTTATAGTAGATGTTTTAAAAGATTTATTCTTAAAATAA
- a CDS encoding GMC oxidoreductase translates to MTNLKRNRNIHKNCDVTKNNMLLKYDVLIIGAGVSGSSVYNELKKQLKNNSTNKNDLKIGIVEMGGLKPEYVIEKEENNVETIYAKGIGGAGSYFVGNALEVSIEGLNLEEEYEELKKELNISVVPEECLSRYEVELINKGFKQTPKLINFDKCVNCGLCAHKGCEARAYFYEFLDVTNDEVKESEIILNSKVIDVSLNEQKNYKFEVILENNVNITNNNTNSNNNTNNNNNNNNNNFSILAKNIVLCAGGVNSPRILSKLYAKENITSEDLGKNLFIDSFVTVGGVLIDSNINKEVPMAIYKDYGNYILSSHYSELLYNRILEESEKDIKIKKSDVFGFMIKIKDSENGTVSENSIYKPMSEKDVQTFMEAMATATPILRDLGINKVYSTIPRGSHPSGTCKLGKVVNKKFETPIKNLYICDASILPESIGKPPILALMALSKKLSKSLINNLKN, encoded by the coding sequence ATGACAAATTTAAAAAGGAATAGGAATATTCATAAAAATTGTGACGTAACCAAAAATAATATGCTGCTAAAATACGACGTTTTAATCATAGGGGCTGGCGTATCTGGAAGTTCAGTATATAACGAACTCAAAAAACAATTAAAAAATAATAGTACTAACAAAAACGATCTAAAAATAGGCATTGTAGAAATGGGTGGTTTAAAACCCGAATATGTAATCGAAAAAGAAGAAAATAATGTAGAAACTATATATGCTAAAGGAATTGGGGGTGCAGGTTCTTATTTCGTAGGAAATGCTTTAGAAGTTAGTATCGAAGGTTTAAACTTAGAAGAAGAATATGAAGAACTTAAAAAAGAACTTAACATATCCGTAGTTCCTGAAGAGTGTTTATCACGCTACGAGGTTGAATTAATAAATAAAGGATTTAAACAAACCCCTAAACTAATAAACTTCGATAAATGTGTAAATTGTGGACTTTGCGCCCATAAAGGTTGTGAAGCAAGAGCATATTTTTATGAATTTTTAGATGTAACCAATGATGAAGTTAAAGAATCTGAAATTATTTTGAATTCAAAAGTAATTGATGTATCGTTAAATGAGCAAAAAAATTATAAATTCGAAGTTATTTTGGAAAATAATGTTAATATTACCAATAATAATACAAATAGTAATAATAATACCAATAATAATAATAATAATAATAATAATAATTTTAGCATTTTAGCGAAAAACATAGTACTCTGTGCAGGTGGAGTTAATAGCCCTAGGATATTATCAAAGTTATATGCTAAAGAAAATATAACTAGTGAAGATTTGGGAAAAAATTTATTTATTGATAGTTTTGTAACAGTTGGGGGGGTTTTGATTGATAGCAACATCAATAAAGAAGTTCCAATGGCAATTTACAAAGATTATGGCAATTACATCTTAAGTAGCCACTATTCCGAGCTATTATATAATAGAATACTGGAAGAAAGTGAAAAGGATATAAAAATCAAAAAATCAGACGTATTTGGCTTTATGATAAAAATAAAAGATAGTGAAAATGGCACGGTGTCTGAAAATTCTATATACAAACCAATGTCTGAAAAAGACGTTCAAACTTTTATGGAGGCAATGGCTACTGCAACCCCCATATTAAGAGATTTGGGTATTAATAAAGTATATTCTACTATACCAAGAGGTTCTCATCCATCGGGTACTTGTAAACTTGGCAAAGTGGTAAATAAAAAATTTGAAACACCTATAAAAAATTTGTACATATGTGATGCTTCCATATTGCCCGAAAGTATTGGAAAACCTCCCATATTGGCTTTAATGGCACTATCTAAAAAATTATCCAAAAGTTTAATTAATAACTTAAAAAATTAA